In one Arthrobacter jinronghuae genomic region, the following are encoded:
- a CDS encoding sugar ABC transporter substrate-binding protein: MRSMKPRMKAGALSALLIASLALASCSTATAEDEPADAESASAATSGSTDALAAAYEGTVGTPPTESVPVPEDLTVWIVSCGQSQVTCSTPSQAAADAAEAIGWQSNICDGQLNPNGWASCIRQGVGADADVILVMGQDCSSFQGPLEEARAAGITTVGVGANDCDIDGGEPLYSGITKKLDGLDNEQWWNMVGKLQADWLIGQTDGDLKLLEVTFADARFGPWISDGLNAALADCDTCEVVGTLQLSNRDAASGTMAQKLSTALLQAPDANAISVPLDGWFLAGLSQAIVSSQRSDDLAVIGTFGQRSNLDLIAAGEGQDASVTFSLEWDGWSGVDTALRLLADQEIAASGVGLQVVDAETNMPADGTSFTYNPEIDFKQAYLEAWGK; encoded by the coding sequence ATGAGAAGCATGAAGCCGAGAATGAAGGCCGGCGCACTCAGCGCCTTGCTGATTGCCAGCCTCGCTCTGGCATCCTGCAGTACGGCAACTGCAGAGGATGAACCCGCTGACGCAGAATCCGCTTCGGCAGCAACCTCCGGGAGCACCGACGCGTTGGCCGCCGCCTATGAGGGTACGGTCGGCACCCCGCCCACCGAATCGGTTCCAGTCCCCGAAGACCTCACGGTCTGGATTGTCTCCTGCGGACAGTCCCAGGTCACCTGCTCGACACCTTCCCAAGCTGCGGCGGATGCGGCGGAAGCGATCGGCTGGCAAAGCAACATCTGCGACGGCCAACTCAATCCCAACGGCTGGGCCAGCTGCATCCGTCAGGGTGTGGGCGCCGACGCGGACGTGATCCTTGTGATGGGCCAGGACTGCTCCAGTTTCCAGGGACCCCTCGAGGAAGCCCGTGCGGCAGGAATCACTACGGTCGGGGTCGGTGCCAACGACTGTGACATCGACGGCGGCGAGCCGCTGTACTCCGGCATAACCAAGAAGCTGGACGGACTGGACAACGAGCAGTGGTGGAACATGGTCGGTAAATTGCAGGCAGACTGGCTGATAGGCCAGACCGACGGCGATCTGAAGCTGCTGGAAGTGACGTTCGCCGACGCTAGGTTCGGACCCTGGATCAGCGACGGCCTGAACGCCGCCCTTGCGGACTGTGACACCTGCGAAGTCGTGGGAACACTGCAGCTGAGCAACCGGGACGCGGCGAGCGGCACCATGGCACAGAAGCTCTCCACCGCCCTGCTCCAGGCGCCGGATGCCAACGCCATCTCCGTTCCGCTGGACGGCTGGTTCCTGGCAGGTCTCTCGCAGGCCATTGTGTCTTCCCAGCGTTCCGACGATCTGGCCGTCATCGGCACCTTCGGTCAACGCAGCAACCTGGACCTGATTGCGGCAGGCGAAGGCCAGGACGCATCCGTTACCTTCAGCCTGGAGTGGGACGGCTGGTCCGGTGTGGACACCGCGCTGAGGCTGCTGGCTGATCAGGAGATTGCCGCCTCCGGCGTTGGGCTCCAGGTGGTGGACGCGGAAACCAATATGCCCGCCG
- a CDS encoding GNAT family N-acetyltransferase produces MRQDPSDWTPVSTERLLLRRLERSDYDVAIRIHTDPRTNRHNPHSPTVESVARSLQDFLDHWDREGFGYWAVVEHEAPEIVVGFTGLQRAVVDGRTILNLYYRYDPAVWGRGYATEGATEAVRRGRKLLPELPVLARTTTTNTGSQRTALAAGLQHFPGLDREYAGVPEMYLALGWPGISGGDPL; encoded by the coding sequence ATGCGCCAAGATCCGAGCGACTGGACCCCCGTGAGCACCGAGCGGCTGCTGCTGCGCCGCCTCGAACGTTCGGACTACGATGTCGCCATCCGGATCCATACGGACCCCCGGACCAACCGGCACAATCCGCATAGCCCCACCGTGGAATCCGTGGCACGGAGCCTGCAGGATTTCCTGGACCACTGGGACCGGGAGGGCTTCGGCTACTGGGCGGTGGTCGAACACGAGGCCCCGGAGATCGTCGTCGGTTTCACCGGACTGCAGCGCGCCGTGGTGGACGGCCGGACCATCCTCAACCTGTATTACCGCTACGACCCGGCGGTCTGGGGCCGGGGCTACGCGACAGAGGGAGCAACGGAAGCGGTCCGGCGCGGCCGGAAGCTGCTGCCGGAGCTGCCGGTCCTGGCCCGCACGACGACGACGAACACCGGTTCCCAGCGGACCGCCCTCGCCGCCGGGCTGCAGCATTTTCCCGGGTTGGACCGGGAGTATGCCGGAGTACCGGAGATGTATTTGGCCCTGGGCTGGCCTGGGATCTCTGGCGGAGACCCGCTCTAG
- a CDS encoding MarR family winged helix-turn-helix transcriptional regulator → MTAGGAGGTGDAGRRRPPRLVFLTLTAERRLRRWIGRRGEDRGLSAPAAGVLLYLATRPGASTGEVAEAVDASPAGLSGLLSRLEKAGLVTRSSDPADRRTIRVNLTADGKSALGVVQSALSELNGKITDGFSAQELAVVARWLEHVGRVLD, encoded by the coding sequence GTGACCGCGGGCGGTGCCGGCGGGACGGGCGACGCCGGACGGCGGCGTCCGCCGCGGCTGGTCTTCCTGACGTTGACCGCCGAGCGGCGGCTGCGCCGGTGGATCGGCCGCCGGGGTGAGGACCGTGGCCTGAGTGCGCCGGCCGCCGGGGTGCTGCTGTATCTCGCTACCCGTCCCGGCGCGAGCACCGGCGAGGTAGCCGAAGCCGTGGACGCCTCGCCGGCCGGGCTGAGCGGGCTGCTGTCCCGGCTGGAGAAAGCCGGGCTCGTCACCCGGTCATCGGATCCGGCGGACCGCCGGACCATCCGGGTGAACCTGACCGCCGACGGGAAGTCAGCGCTCGGCGTCGTGCAGTCCGCCCTAAGCGAGCTGAACGGAAAGATTACCGACGGGTTCAGTGCCCAGGAGCTGGCCGTCGTTGCGCGCTGGCTAGAGCACGTGGGGCGAGTGCTGGATTAG
- a CDS encoding alpha/beta hydrolase family protein translates to MRNNSVAAVTSERISIPVPAGGALAGTVRLPADSAPRAAVVIHPATAVAERLYTGFSEYLAENGYAVLTYDYRGTGASGSPKANRKLRMRDWMAQDVPAAADWMAERFPELPRLAVGHSIGGHAMALDNGTDGLLGFVAVASHAGVTKAIQDPKERLRVGLVLRVLGPVTSRLLGAVPGRKMGLGEDMPGGAMLEWSSWSRRPNYFFDDPSMDAAERAARVKTEVLSIGFTDDLWATPGQINAIYSRLTNAPLERRTYSPDDAGVPAIGHMGFFRRGVKDKLWPEILAWLDGRIAKQP, encoded by the coding sequence ATGCGAAATAATAGTGTGGCAGCGGTCACGTCCGAACGAATCAGCATCCCCGTCCCTGCGGGCGGTGCGCTCGCCGGCACCGTGCGCCTGCCGGCCGACTCCGCGCCCCGCGCCGCCGTCGTCATCCACCCCGCCACGGCGGTGGCCGAACGGCTGTACACCGGCTTCAGCGAATACCTGGCCGAAAACGGCTACGCAGTCCTGACCTATGACTACCGCGGAACCGGTGCGTCCGGCAGCCCGAAGGCCAACCGGAAGCTGCGGATGCGCGACTGGATGGCCCAGGACGTGCCCGCGGCTGCGGACTGGATGGCCGAGCGGTTCCCGGAACTGCCGCGCCTGGCCGTCGGGCACAGCATCGGCGGACACGCGATGGCCCTGGACAACGGCACCGACGGACTGCTGGGGTTCGTGGCAGTGGCCTCGCACGCCGGTGTCACCAAGGCCATCCAGGATCCGAAGGAACGGCTGCGCGTGGGACTGGTCCTGCGGGTCCTCGGCCCGGTCACCAGCCGGCTGCTCGGCGCAGTGCCTGGCCGGAAAATGGGCCTGGGCGAGGACATGCCCGGCGGTGCCATGCTCGAGTGGAGCTCCTGGTCCCGCCGGCCCAACTACTTCTTCGACGACCCGAGCATGGACGCCGCCGAACGTGCAGCCCGGGTCAAGACCGAGGTGCTGTCCATCGGCTTCACCGACGACCTCTGGGCCACCCCGGGACAGATCAACGCCATCTACAGCCGGCTGACCAACGCCCCGCTGGAGCGGCGCACCTACTCGCCCGACGACGCCGGGGTACCCGCGATCGGGCACATGGGCTTCTTCCGGCGCGGGGTTAAGGACAAGCTGTGGCCCGAGATCCTCGCCTGGCTGGACGGACGGATCGCGAAGCAGCCGTGA
- a CDS encoding AMP-binding protein: MPNLASILSDTAARSPASPALRIGDSMMSYAALDGLSARAAGLLASRGIGSGDRVALLLPDIPPMAALYYGVLRLGAVAVPMNPLLGAREITYQLADSGAPLLFAFGYEDIIAHADDGAAEAGANVIPVNTGSFRELLAAAEPRPGVVDRADNDAAVILYTAGATGTPKGATLSHANLRSAADAASGLLSVQDSDVLFGGLPLFHGFGQALVMNAAVLAGASVSLLPRFEPGTALQMIERDGVTIFAGIPAMYAAMLEHPALEETDTSSVRSGISGTAPLPRESLEGFERAFGVQVLEAYGLAEALVSFNAPVPERRPGSVGQAVPGMEVRIVDGAANDVPEGEAGELVTRGEGLMLGYWNDPQTTAGALTDGWLHTGDLARLDEQGNIYVVGRVKV, from the coding sequence GTGCCGAATCTCGCCAGTATCCTCAGCGATACCGCAGCCCGCTCACCGGCCAGTCCCGCGCTGAGGATCGGCGACAGCATGATGAGTTACGCGGCGCTGGATGGGCTGAGTGCCCGTGCCGCCGGTTTGCTGGCATCCCGCGGCATCGGCTCCGGTGACCGGGTGGCGCTCCTCTTGCCCGATATTCCGCCGATGGCCGCCCTGTATTACGGGGTCCTGCGGCTCGGGGCCGTTGCAGTGCCGATGAACCCGTTGCTCGGTGCCCGGGAGATCACGTATCAGTTGGCAGATTCCGGCGCCCCGCTGCTCTTTGCCTTCGGCTACGAGGACATCATTGCCCATGCCGACGACGGCGCAGCGGAGGCTGGCGCCAATGTCATCCCGGTGAATACCGGCAGCTTCCGTGAGCTGCTCGCCGCCGCGGAGCCGCGTCCGGGGGTGGTGGATCGAGCCGATAACGACGCCGCCGTCATCCTCTACACCGCGGGAGCCACGGGTACGCCCAAGGGTGCAACGCTCTCGCACGCCAACCTGCGCAGCGCCGCCGATGCTGCCAGCGGCCTGCTGTCGGTGCAGGACTCCGACGTGCTCTTTGGGGGACTGCCGCTCTTCCACGGTTTCGGGCAGGCCCTGGTGATGAACGCTGCCGTGCTGGCGGGAGCTTCCGTCAGCCTGCTGCCGCGGTTCGAACCCGGAACGGCGCTGCAGATGATCGAGCGGGATGGGGTCACCATCTTTGCCGGGATTCCGGCGATGTACGCGGCCATGCTGGAGCATCCGGCTCTCGAGGAGACCGATACATCCAGTGTGCGATCGGGAATCTCCGGTACGGCGCCGCTGCCGCGCGAGAGCCTGGAGGGCTTCGAACGGGCCTTCGGCGTGCAGGTCCTGGAGGCATACGGGCTGGCCGAAGCCCTGGTCTCGTTCAATGCCCCGGTTCCGGAGCGGCGCCCTGGATCGGTCGGCCAAGCCGTGCCCGGGATGGAGGTGCGCATTGTGGACGGTGCCGCCAACGACGTTCCTGAAGGCGAGGCCGGGGAGCTGGTCACCCGCGGCGAGGGGCTCATGCTGGGCTACTGGAACGACCCTCAGACAACGGCTGGGGCACTGACGGACGGCTGGCTTCACACCGGCGACCTGGCGCGGTTGGATGAGCAGGGCAACATCTACGTCGTCGGCCGTGTGAAGGTCTGA
- the bsh gene encoding choloylglycine hydrolase encodes MCTGIRFSDGSGNLYFARNLDWTSDFGERVVVTPTGYTTKSPFGAVPKIQHAVIGMGIVQEDTPLYFDCGNDAGLAVGGLNFPGYAQYASAPVDGATNVAAFEFPLWVASQFSTVDEVEAALDTVVIVDRPINDQYPSSLLHWLIGDSTRAIVVEYTSDGMHVFRDDVDVLANQPGFGWHHENLRNYLNASPDFPEEVVLNQAHLTPFGSGSLMRGIPGDYYSPSRFVRAAYVHAHYPPKTSEEENVSRAFHTLQQVAMVEGSAAMGSGEFEKTTYTGLFSSRTMTYYWNTYDDPAIQSVALADYGADKTELVVV; translated from the coding sequence ATGTGCACAGGCATCAGGTTCTCGGACGGCAGCGGCAACCTCTATTTCGCCCGCAATCTCGACTGGACGTCTGATTTCGGGGAGCGGGTGGTGGTGACGCCCACCGGGTACACCACCAAGTCGCCCTTCGGGGCGGTGCCGAAGATCCAGCATGCGGTTATCGGCATGGGCATCGTTCAGGAAGACACACCGCTGTACTTCGACTGCGGCAATGACGCAGGCCTGGCCGTCGGCGGCCTCAACTTTCCGGGGTACGCGCAGTACGCGTCGGCACCGGTCGACGGCGCGACGAACGTCGCCGCATTCGAGTTCCCGCTCTGGGTGGCCTCCCAGTTCAGCACCGTCGACGAGGTCGAGGCGGCCCTGGACACGGTTGTCATTGTGGACAGGCCGATCAACGACCAGTACCCGAGCTCACTGCTGCACTGGTTGATCGGCGACTCGACGCGCGCCATCGTCGTGGAGTACACGAGCGACGGCATGCACGTCTTCCGCGACGACGTCGATGTCCTGGCAAACCAGCCCGGCTTCGGTTGGCACCACGAGAACCTGCGCAATTACCTCAATGCCTCGCCCGACTTCCCCGAGGAGGTTGTGCTCAACCAGGCGCACCTGACCCCGTTCGGCTCGGGGTCGCTGATGCGGGGGATCCCCGGCGACTACTACTCGCCGTCGCGGTTTGTACGCGCGGCCTACGTCCACGCGCACTACCCGCCCAAGACGAGCGAAGAGGAGAACGTCAGCCGCGCGTTCCACACGCTGCAGCAGGTCGCGATGGTGGAGGGAAGCGCGGCCATGGGTTCGGGCGAGTTTGAGAAGACCACCTACACCGGGCTCTTCTCATCCCGGACCATGACCTACTACTGGAACACCTACGACGACCCGGCGATCCAGAGCGTCGCGCTGGCCGATTACGGGGCAGACAAAACGGAGCTTGTGGTCGTCTAG
- a CDS encoding M23 family metallopeptidase — MMNTPDAPLVVSLPFTGKWKVQNSPLRRVPSHGTHLLATTYAIDFVGVDDAGRSAPTASWRTAFGTEPPELFFAFGRPILAPVSGQVVTVHDGEADHEARRSQLALIPYMLGQQGRLREGTGAIAGNYVLIETADGGPVVGVMHLRSGSIRVSAGQQVREGEHLGDCGNSGNSTQPHVHVQAMDGADPWTARGLPLVFRSFGEKPVRGRTFLQRENELPQEASTVEAP; from the coding sequence ATGATGAACACCCCCGATGCCCCGCTGGTGGTTTCCCTCCCCTTCACCGGGAAATGGAAAGTGCAGAACAGTCCCCTGCGGCGGGTGCCCAGCCACGGCACGCATCTGCTCGCCACCACCTACGCCATCGACTTCGTGGGTGTGGACGACGCCGGCCGGTCGGCTCCCACGGCCAGCTGGCGCACCGCGTTCGGCACCGAGCCTCCGGAGCTGTTCTTCGCTTTCGGGCGTCCGATCCTGGCTCCGGTCAGCGGGCAGGTGGTCACCGTGCACGACGGCGAAGCGGACCACGAAGCCCGACGGTCGCAGCTGGCGCTCATCCCGTACATGCTGGGCCAGCAGGGCCGGCTGCGGGAGGGAACCGGGGCTATTGCCGGAAACTACGTCCTCATCGAGACGGCCGACGGCGGCCCGGTGGTCGGGGTGATGCACCTGCGGTCCGGCTCGATCCGGGTTTCTGCCGGGCAGCAGGTCCGCGAGGGCGAGCATCTCGGGGACTGCGGAAACTCCGGCAATTCCACGCAGCCGCACGTGCATGTGCAGGCGATGGACGGAGCGGATCCGTGGACCGCCCGCGGACTGCCGCTGGTGTTCCGGTCCTTCGGCGAGAAGCCGGTCCGCGGCCGGACGTTTCTTCAGCGCGAGAACGAACTGCCGCAGGAGGCTTCCACGGTCGAAGCGCCCTGA
- a CDS encoding MFS transporter: MAAPSGTAAGPHSPRSTPQSASRSTPRDTRKVAVATLIGTTVEWYDFFIYATAAGLVFSELFFKPAGSEFATLVTFASVGLSFLFRPLGAFLAGHYGDKIGRKAMLVLTLLLMGGATTLIGVLPTHATAGIWAPILLVLLRIIQGISAGGEWGGAVLMSVEHAPRNRRGVFGSFPQLGVPLGMLLASGVTALMTGVISPGDEFVEWGWRLPFLLSIVLIVVGFLVRRSVSESPVFEEIAEKKKQTQMPIVELMKNHWKLVILAALVFAGNSAAGYMTTGGFILNYSTNPDGPVALDRTDVLLAVSGSAALWFIFTLVSGFMADRIGRKKTYLIGFACLALTVFPLFWLINTGDIWILFLGMALFTVGLGLTYGPQAAWYSEIFPASIRFSGVSVSYALGAIIGGAFAPTIAAALVKETGSTTAVSAYLLVMIVLAAAATMMLRDRPGIDLSIRNQAEQEVGATIFDKRRGVSTDAAVSKAVAETR, translated from the coding sequence ATGGCTGCACCTTCCGGCACCGCCGCCGGCCCCCATTCCCCTCGATCCACCCCTCAATCCGCCTCTCGATCCACTCCTCGGGACACCCGCAAGGTCGCGGTCGCCACCCTGATCGGCACCACCGTTGAGTGGTACGACTTCTTCATTTACGCCACCGCAGCAGGACTGGTCTTCTCCGAGCTGTTCTTCAAGCCGGCCGGCAGCGAGTTCGCCACCCTCGTCACGTTCGCCTCGGTGGGCCTGAGCTTCCTGTTCCGTCCGCTGGGCGCCTTCCTGGCCGGGCATTACGGCGACAAGATCGGCCGCAAGGCCATGCTGGTGCTGACCCTGCTGCTCATGGGCGGGGCCACCACGCTGATCGGTGTCCTGCCCACCCATGCCACCGCCGGCATCTGGGCGCCCATCCTGCTGGTGCTGCTGCGCATCATCCAGGGCATCTCCGCCGGCGGCGAATGGGGCGGCGCGGTGCTGATGTCCGTGGAACACGCCCCGCGGAACCGCCGCGGGGTCTTCGGCTCCTTCCCGCAGCTGGGCGTGCCGCTGGGCATGCTGCTGGCCTCCGGCGTGACCGCGCTGATGACCGGCGTGATTTCCCCGGGCGACGAGTTCGTCGAGTGGGGCTGGCGCCTGCCGTTCCTGCTGAGCATCGTGCTGATTGTGGTCGGTTTCCTGGTCCGCAGGTCCGTGAGCGAAAGCCCGGTCTTCGAGGAAATCGCCGAGAAGAAAAAGCAGACGCAGATGCCCATCGTGGAGCTGATGAAGAACCACTGGAAGCTGGTGATCCTGGCCGCCCTGGTCTTCGCGGGCAACAGTGCCGCCGGTTACATGACCACCGGCGGGTTCATCCTGAACTACTCCACCAACCCGGACGGCCCCGTGGCGCTGGACCGCACCGACGTGCTGCTGGCCGTCTCCGGTTCGGCGGCCCTGTGGTTCATCTTCACCCTGGTCAGCGGATTCATGGCGGACCGGATCGGGCGAAAGAAGACCTACCTGATCGGGTTCGCCTGCCTGGCCCTAACTGTGTTCCCGCTGTTCTGGCTGATCAACACCGGCGACATCTGGATCCTGTTCCTCGGCATGGCCCTGTTCACCGTGGGGCTCGGCCTGACCTACGGGCCGCAGGCCGCCTGGTACAGCGAGATCTTCCCCGCCTCGATCCGCTTCTCCGGCGTCTCGGTGTCCTACGCGCTCGGTGCCATTATCGGCGGGGCGTTCGCGCCGACCATCGCCGCGGCATTGGTCAAGGAGACTGGTTCGACGACGGCGGTCTCCGCCTACCTGCTGGTGATGATCGTGCTCGCTGCGGCGGCCACCATGATGCTGCGCGACCGGCCGGGCATTGACCTGTCCATCCGGAACCAGGCGGAGCAGGAAGTCGGGGCGACGATCTTCGACAAGCGCCGCGGGGTGTCTACGGATGCAGCGGTGTCGAAGGCGGTGGCGGAAACCCGCTAG
- a CDS encoding HpcH/HpaI aldolase family protein, which translates to MPLRVEETFAARLAGGRQTGMWVCSGSPLVAEICAGSGLDWLLIDAEHSPNGLESLLAQLQAVHGYPVSALVRPPVGDAVLLKQYLDLGAQNLLIPMVDTPEQAAELVRAVRYPPLGIRGVGSALARASRWNRIEGYLENAAESVTLLVQIETAAAVENVEAIAAVDGVDGLFIGPSDLAASMGYLGQQEHPDVVAAVEHCIRVVKAAGKPVGVNAFAEATARRYIDAGVDFILVGADVALLARGSEALAAKFIPAADDDVRASY; encoded by the coding sequence ATGCCGCTTCGAGTAGAGGAAACCTTCGCCGCCCGGCTGGCCGGCGGCCGGCAGACCGGCATGTGGGTCTGCTCCGGCAGCCCGCTGGTCGCCGAAATCTGCGCCGGGTCCGGGCTGGACTGGCTGCTAATCGACGCCGAGCACAGCCCCAACGGGCTGGAGTCGCTGCTGGCCCAGCTGCAGGCAGTGCACGGCTATCCGGTCAGTGCGCTGGTCCGCCCGCCCGTCGGGGACGCGGTGCTGCTGAAGCAGTACCTGGACCTGGGGGCGCAGAACCTGCTGATTCCCATGGTGGACACCCCGGAACAGGCCGCCGAACTGGTCCGCGCCGTCCGGTATCCGCCGCTGGGCATCCGCGGGGTGGGCAGTGCCCTGGCCCGCGCGTCACGCTGGAACCGGATCGAGGGGTACCTCGAAAACGCCGCGGAGTCCGTGACGCTGCTGGTGCAGATCGAGACCGCCGCCGCCGTCGAAAACGTGGAGGCGATTGCCGCCGTCGACGGGGTGGACGGACTGTTCATCGGGCCGTCGGACCTCGCTGCGTCCATGGGCTACCTCGGCCAGCAGGAGCATCCCGACGTTGTTGCCGCCGTCGAGCACTGCATCCGCGTGGTGAAAGCTGCCGGCAAACCGGTGGGCGTAAACGCGTTCGCCGAAGCCACCGCCCGCCGCTATATCGACGCCGGCGTGGACTTCATCCTGGTGGGTGCCGACGTCGCACTCCTGGCCCGGGGCAGCGAAGCCCTGGCCGCCAAATTCATTCCAGCCGCGGACGACGACGTCCGCGCGAGTTACTGA
- the hpaH gene encoding 2-oxo-hept-4-ene-1,7-dioate hydratase, protein MLDKQTLRAVADELLEAQRTRTPVPRLTSRYPDMTIDDSYAVQNLWRERMIASGRSLAGHKIGLTSKAMQAATGITEPDYGVILDDMVLENGCTLEWDRYTHPRIEVELAFVLGKPLSGPNCTLFDVLDATDYVVPALEILDSRIEMEGRTIVDTIADNAAMGAMVVGGNPVRPADVDLRWVSALLYRNQGIEETGVAAGVLNHPAAGVYWLANKLAVHGTSLEAGEIILAGSFTRPMWVYKGDTVFADYGPLGTITCRFE, encoded by the coding sequence GTGCTAGATAAACAGACTCTCCGGGCGGTGGCCGATGAGCTGCTCGAAGCCCAACGCACCCGCACCCCGGTGCCGCGCCTGACCTCGCGCTACCCGGACATGACCATCGATGACTCCTATGCCGTGCAGAACCTCTGGCGGGAACGGATGATCGCCTCCGGGCGGTCCCTGGCCGGGCACAAGATCGGCCTCACGTCCAAGGCCATGCAGGCCGCCACCGGCATCACCGAACCCGACTACGGCGTCATCCTCGATGACATGGTGCTGGAAAACGGCTGCACCCTGGAGTGGGACCGCTACACCCATCCGCGGATCGAGGTGGAGCTCGCGTTTGTGCTCGGCAAGCCGCTCTCCGGGCCGAACTGCACCCTGTTCGACGTATTGGACGCCACGGACTACGTGGTGCCCGCGCTGGAAATCCTGGACTCCCGGATCGAGATGGAGGGCCGGACCATCGTGGACACCATTGCGGACAACGCCGCGATGGGCGCCATGGTGGTCGGCGGGAACCCGGTGCGGCCGGCCGACGTCGACCTGCGCTGGGTCTCGGCCCTGCTGTACCGAAACCAAGGCATCGAGGAAACCGGCGTGGCCGCCGGAGTGCTCAACCATCCCGCTGCCGGCGTGTACTGGCTGGCGAACAAGCTCGCCGTGCACGGCACTTCGCTGGAGGCCGGGGAAATCATCCTCGCCGGCTCCTTCACCCGCCCGATGTGGGTATACAAGGGCGACACCGTTTTTGCCGACTACGGACCGTTGGGAACCATCACATGCCGCTTCGAGTAG
- the hpaD gene encoding 3,4-dihydroxyphenylacetate 2,3-dioxygenase: MENRIPTPSIAPPDIVRCAYTDLVVTDLERSRKFYVDVLGLHVTEEDENAIYLRSLEEFIHHNLVLRKGPVAAVAALAYRVRTPEDVDVAEAYYQEMGCRTERRKDGFVKGIGDSVRVEDPLGFPYEFFYEVDHVERLTQRYDLYSAGELVRLDHFNQVTPDVPRGRAYLEDLGFRVSEDIKDSDGVTYAAWMHRKHTVHDTALTGGDGPRMHHMAFATHEKHNIIQICDKMGALRISDRIERGPGRHGVSNAFYLYILDPDDHRIEIYTQDYYTGDPDNPTITWDVHDNQRRDWWGNPVVPSWYTEASLVLDLDGNPQPLTQRTETSEMAVTIGADGFSYTRPDDDAGSSSGEPAKGFKIGTQL, from the coding sequence ATCGAAAACCGCATTCCCACCCCGAGCATCGCCCCGCCGGACATCGTCCGCTGCGCCTACACGGACCTGGTGGTCACCGACCTGGAACGGTCCCGGAAGTTCTACGTGGACGTCCTCGGCCTGCACGTCACCGAAGAGGACGAGAACGCCATCTACCTGCGGTCCCTCGAGGAGTTCATCCACCACAACCTGGTGCTGCGCAAGGGCCCGGTGGCCGCCGTCGCCGCCCTGGCCTACCGCGTCCGCACCCCCGAAGACGTGGACGTCGCCGAGGCGTACTACCAGGAGATGGGCTGCCGCACCGAACGCCGCAAGGACGGCTTCGTGAAGGGCATCGGCGACTCTGTGCGCGTGGAGGACCCGCTGGGCTTCCCCTACGAGTTCTTCTACGAAGTGGACCACGTGGAGCGCCTCACCCAGCGCTACGACCTCTACTCCGCCGGGGAACTGGTCCGCCTGGACCACTTCAACCAGGTCACCCCGGACGTGCCCCGCGGCCGCGCCTACCTGGAGGACCTGGGCTTCCGTGTTTCCGAGGACATCAAGGATTCCGACGGCGTCACCTACGCCGCCTGGATGCACCGCAAGCACACCGTGCACGACACTGCCCTGACCGGCGGCGACGGTCCGCGCATGCACCACATGGCCTTCGCGACGCACGAAAAGCACAACATCATCCAGATCTGCGACAAGATGGGCGCCCTGCGCATCTCCGACCGGATTGAACGCGGCCCCGGCCGGCACGGCGTTTCCAACGCCTTCTACCTCTACATCCTCGATCCGGACGATCACCGCATCGAGATCTACACGCAGGACTACTACACCGGCGATCCGGACAACCCCACCATCACCTGGGACGTCCACGACAACCAGCGCCGCGACTGGTGGGGCAACCCCGTAGTCCCGTCCTGGTACACCGAGGCCTCCCTGGTCCTGGACCTGGACGGCAACCCGCAGCCGCTCACCCAGCGCACGGAAACCTCGGAAATGGCGGTCACCATCGGCGCGGACGGATTCTCCTACACCCGCCCCGACGACGACGCCGGCAGCTCCTCCGGCGAGCCCGCGAAGGGCTTCAAGATCGGCACCCAGCTCTAG